A single genomic interval of Sulfuricella sp. harbors:
- a CDS encoding DUF1538 domain-containing protein: protein MAKKLRYGDYLGAVRHRQRKLSYNEVVAHTRRSPRKTKLRPRDFYRLLAPYIGVRFAEQLMAVVPLAAFLVFFEVAVLDSAVSGWEGIALGMAAVILGLMLFMEGVKRGLMPFSENIGYTMPGKFSTPMVLGVAFVLGFMATLAEPAIGALRAAGSLVSRDETPYLHLLLNERSDLLVLSVGFGVGLAVLAGVLRFIFGWSLKSLIIATLVPCLGMTLFFSLDGRLEPIIGLAWDCGAITTGPVTVPLVLAIGIGVSAATSKEDNPLSGFGIVTLASLFPPIAVMSLGLALSLGDFPVLDSALKITAKTAWYERSPFDDIIAALRAILPLTLFLWLVQHWWLKSPVKEGKILLYGIALAVLGMMLFNIGLDYGLTPLGGQAGGMVPAAFATFPDIQGSPLYPYWMGIGLALLFALLLGFGATLAEPALNAMGVTVQNLTDGAFTKTLLMHAVAVGVGLGVALGVAKVIFAIPIVLLILPSYLLALALTVISSEEFVNLAWDSAGVTTGPVTVPLVLALGLGLGKAVGAQDGFGILAMASVGPILSVLLTGLWIRWRVKRRRMAMERTNHG from the coding sequence GGCGCAGTGCGGCACCGGCAGCGCAAGCTCAGCTACAACGAAGTTGTCGCGCATACCCGGCGCTCTCCGCGTAAAACCAAATTGCGTCCGCGCGATTTTTATCGTCTCCTTGCCCCCTATATTGGCGTGCGTTTTGCCGAACAGTTGATGGCAGTCGTGCCGCTGGCAGCGTTTCTGGTGTTCTTCGAGGTTGCTGTGCTGGATTCGGCGGTGAGCGGCTGGGAAGGCATTGCCCTGGGCATGGCGGCGGTGATCCTTGGCCTGATGCTGTTCATGGAAGGGGTCAAGCGCGGCCTCATGCCATTCAGCGAGAATATCGGCTATACCATGCCGGGCAAGTTTTCCACCCCGATGGTCCTGGGTGTAGCCTTCGTGCTGGGTTTCATGGCCACGCTTGCCGAGCCGGCCATCGGTGCGCTCAGGGCGGCCGGCAGTCTGGTGAGCCGCGATGAAACGCCATATTTGCATCTTTTGCTCAATGAGCGCTCGGATTTGCTGGTGTTATCGGTGGGCTTCGGGGTCGGCCTGGCCGTTCTGGCCGGGGTGCTGCGTTTCATTTTCGGCTGGAGCCTCAAATCCCTGATTATCGCCACCCTGGTGCCATGTCTCGGCATGACCCTGTTTTTCTCCCTGGATGGCCGGCTGGAGCCGATCATCGGGCTGGCCTGGGATTGCGGTGCGATCACCACGGGACCGGTGACGGTGCCGCTGGTACTGGCCATCGGGATTGGCGTGTCTGCCGCCACCAGCAAGGAAGACAACCCGCTTTCCGGTTTCGGTATTGTCACCCTGGCCTCGCTGTTCCCGCCCATCGCGGTGATGTCGCTTGGCCTGGCGCTTTCATTGGGCGATTTTCCGGTGCTGGATAGCGCTTTGAAAATTACCGCCAAGACGGCATGGTATGAGCGTTCCCCTTTTGATGACATCATCGCTGCGCTGCGCGCCATTCTGCCGCTGACCCTGTTCCTCTGGCTGGTGCAGCACTGGTGGCTGAAGAGCCCGGTGAAGGAAGGAAAAATCCTGCTGTACGGCATCGCCCTGGCGGTATTGGGCATGATGCTTTTCAATATTGGCCTGGATTACGGCCTGACGCCCCTGGGCGGACAGGCGGGCGGGATGGTGCCGGCCGCTTTTGCCACTTTCCCGGACATTCAGGGTTCGCCGCTGTATCCATACTGGATGGGCATCGGACTTGCCCTGCTGTTTGCCCTGCTGCTCGGCTTTGGCGCCACGCTGGCGGAACCTGCGCTGAATGCCATGGGCGTCACGGTACAGAACCTGACCGATGGCGCTTTTACCAAAACACTGCTGATGCATGCGGTGGCGGTGGGGGTGGGCCTGGGTGTGGCCCTGGGCGTGGCAAAGGTGATTTTTGCAATCCCGATTGTGCTGCTCATTCTCCCGTCCTATCTGCTGGCCCTCGCCCTGACGGTGATTTCCAGTGAGGAATTTGTCAATCTGGCCTGGGATAGCGCCGGGGTGACCACCGGCCCGGTGACCGTGCCACTGGTTCTGGCCCTGGGACTGGGATTGGGCAAGGCGGTTGGCGCACAGGATGGGTTCGGCATCCTGGCGATGGCTTCGGTCGGGCCGATTCTAAGCGTGCTCCTGACCGGGCTGTGGATTCGCTGGCGGGTGAAGAGGCGTCGTATGGCTATGGAAAGGACAAACCACGGGTGA